One stretch of Novosphingobium pentaromativorans US6-1 DNA includes these proteins:
- the aroQ gene encoding type II 3-dehydroquinate dehydratase produces MASKLVYVLNGPNLNLLGQREPGIYGAQTLDDIAAMLIERGGMLDCEIEMRQSNHEGHLVDWLHEAQAEEAHAVLLNAGAYTHTSVALHDAIRAITTPVIEVHLSNPHTREEFRHKSWVGMAAKGTIAGFGANSYVIALEAAAAL; encoded by the coding sequence ATGGCATCGAAGCTGGTCTATGTACTCAACGGCCCCAACCTCAACCTGCTAGGCCAGCGCGAACCCGGAATTTACGGCGCCCAGACCCTGGACGACATTGCCGCGATGCTCATCGAACGCGGCGGCATGCTCGATTGCGAGATCGAGATGCGCCAGTCGAACCATGAGGGCCACCTCGTCGACTGGCTGCACGAGGCGCAGGCTGAAGAAGCCCACGCGGTGCTGCTGAACGCGGGCGCCTATACGCATACGTCAGTCGCCCTGCACGATGCGATCCGCGCCATCACGACGCCGGTCATCGAAGTCCACTTGTCCAATCCGCACACGCGCGAGGAATTCCGACACAAGTCCTGGGTGGGCATGGCCGCCAAGGGCACGATCGCAGGCTTCGGCGCGAACAGCTACGTGATCGCCCTGGAAGCTGCCGCAGCACTCTGA
- a CDS encoding polysaccharide deacetylase family protein produces the protein MPAPNLLNPPEAADFAIFSREFGQRFIVTVDTEEEFDWDAPLNRDRHGVATVPALRKFQQFCEGFGVVPTYLIDYPVAKSALTREVLGEAVSSGRAEVGVQLHPWVNPPFDEEVNEFNSYAGNLGFELERQKFLQLRDTIEAAFGTPPRIYRAGRYGLGPRTSEILAEFGIAIDTSVRSHFDYSGNGGPNYRSHPLKPYWVDRERRLLELPLTTVYWGPLRQLGNVIYPQLWRAPTARGVLARAGLLERIPMTPEGVTTDEALRGVDIAIDEGLPVLVFSFHSPSLAPGHTPYVRTDEDLDALYDWWRTLFAHLERRGVKPTNVAQIMSSVELA, from the coding sequence TTGCCGGCGCCAAACCTGCTGAATCCGCCAGAAGCGGCTGACTTTGCGATATTTTCCCGCGAATTCGGACAACGATTCATTGTCACCGTCGATACCGAAGAGGAATTCGACTGGGACGCGCCGCTCAACCGGGACAGGCATGGCGTCGCGACGGTTCCCGCCCTGCGCAAGTTCCAGCAGTTCTGCGAAGGCTTCGGCGTCGTGCCGACCTACCTGATCGATTATCCGGTCGCCAAGTCCGCGCTCACCCGGGAAGTCCTCGGGGAGGCCGTCAGTTCGGGCCGCGCCGAAGTGGGCGTCCAGCTTCATCCCTGGGTCAATCCGCCCTTCGATGAGGAAGTCAACGAATTCAACAGCTACGCAGGAAATCTGGGCTTTGAGCTTGAACGCCAGAAATTCCTGCAGCTGCGCGACACGATCGAAGCCGCCTTCGGAACGCCGCCGCGGATCTATCGCGCCGGACGTTACGGACTGGGCCCACGTACCAGCGAGATTCTCGCCGAGTTCGGCATAGCCATCGACACATCGGTTCGATCGCATTTCGACTACAGCGGGAATGGCGGCCCGAACTATCGCAGCCACCCTCTCAAGCCCTATTGGGTCGACCGGGAGCGCCGCCTGCTCGAACTGCCTCTGACGACCGTCTACTGGGGTCCGCTGCGCCAGCTCGGCAATGTCATCTACCCGCAGCTGTGGCGCGCGCCCACCGCACGCGGCGTGCTGGCCCGTGCCGGACTTCTGGAGCGAATTCCGATGACGCCGGAGGGCGTGACGACGGACGAAGCGCTTCGCGGGGTCGACATCGCCATCGACGAAGGCCTGCCCGTCCTCGTCTTCTCGTTCCACAGCCCTTCGCTCGCGCCGGGCCACACGCCCTATGTGCGCACGGACGAGGATCTCGACGCGCTTTACGACTGGTGGCGCACGCTTTTCGCCCATCTCGAGCGGCGCGGCGTCAAGCCCACCAATGTTGCACAAATCATGTCGAGCGTGGAGCTTGCGTAG
- a CDS encoding NUMOD4 domain-containing protein, whose amino-acid sequence MQLNEEWRDIPGYPGYQISSVGRARSNRTGSWRILKPRMSKGYLRIHTSINGKAQNLGIHRAICLAFHGEPGPDMLAAHNDGDRLHNEVSNLRWATQAENAEDRGKHGNPYTGSNNPHAKLSVDDVAEILSSSESGPVLARRFGVSRTQICRIRNRKSWQAVDVTTLRQEAMQHAA is encoded by the coding sequence ATGCAGCTTAATGAAGAATGGCGGGATATCCCTGGCTACCCCGGTTATCAGATTTCGAGCGTCGGACGCGCCCGCAGTAACCGCACCGGTTCTTGGCGTATCCTTAAGCCTAGGATGAGCAAAGGATATTTGCGAATCCATACGTCTATCAACGGGAAGGCCCAGAATCTCGGAATCCACCGGGCGATTTGCTTAGCCTTTCATGGCGAGCCCGGTCCCGACATGCTGGCGGCCCACAACGACGGCGACCGATTGCACAACGAGGTGTCTAACCTTCGTTGGGCCACTCAGGCTGAAAACGCCGAGGATCGCGGGAAGCATGGAAATCCTTACACAGGATCCAACAATCCCCATGCGAAGCTGTCTGTTGACGACGTAGCCGAAATCTTGAGCAGTTCCGAAAGCGGCCCTGTTTTGGCGCGCCGCTTCGGTGTCAGCCGCACTCAGATCTGCCGCATCCGAAATCGGAAGAGTTGGCAAGCCGTGGACGTCACGACACTCCGGCAGGAGGCAATGCAACATGCAGCGTGA
- the ssb gene encoding single-stranded DNA-binding protein produces MASVNKVILVGNLGADPEVKSFQNGGRIALMRIATSESWKDRNTGERQERTEWHSISVQSEGLVGVVERYLRKGSKIYVEGQLRTRKWQDQNGNDRYSTEVVLAGPRAVLVMLDGAQGNGGGRDDWGGNQQRRGTSRGHGQREGDRELYNSAKGGWQDDQSRGGGGRNDWGNDGGFGDDLDDDIPFITDRSIW; encoded by the coding sequence ATGGCCAGCGTCAACAAGGTAATCCTCGTCGGCAACCTCGGCGCTGACCCTGAGGTGAAGTCTTTCCAGAACGGTGGCCGCATCGCGTTGATGCGTATCGCGACCTCGGAAAGCTGGAAGGACCGCAACACTGGCGAGCGCCAGGAGCGGACCGAGTGGCACAGCATTTCGGTCCAGTCGGAAGGTCTGGTCGGAGTGGTCGAGCGGTACCTTCGCAAGGGATCGAAGATCTACGTCGAGGGCCAGCTCCGCACCCGCAAGTGGCAGGACCAGAACGGCAATGACCGCTACTCGACCGAAGTCGTGCTTGCCGGTCCGCGCGCGGTGCTGGTCATGCTGGACGGCGCGCAGGGCAACGGCGGCGGCCGTGACGACTGGGGCGGCAATCAGCAGCGCCGCGGGACATCACGGGGGCACGGGCAGCGCGAAGGCGACCGCGAACTCTACAATTCCGCAAAGGGTGGCTGGCAAGACGATCAGTCCCGTGGAGGCGGTGGCCGCAACGACTGGGGCAACGACGGCGGTTTTGGCGACGACCTCGACGACGATATTCCATTCATCACTGATCGGAGCATCTGGTAA
- a CDS encoding putative HNHc nuclease, translated as MALPARIAKQRNRSERWRSPAHCNFVRSHHCVVPGCDSMPIEVAHVRGGSDAGMGRKPSDWFTVSLCRDHHAEQHRIGEGPFERLHGIDFHALAAEFATASPKAAEIRIEQMERRNVC; from the coding sequence ATGGCGCTCCCAGCCCGCATCGCGAAGCAGCGCAACCGGTCAGAGCGCTGGCGCTCACCGGCGCACTGTAACTTCGTCCGCTCACATCACTGCGTCGTCCCCGGCTGCGATAGCATGCCGATCGAGGTCGCCCACGTCCGTGGCGGTTCTGATGCGGGAATGGGACGCAAGCCGAGCGACTGGTTCACCGTAAGCCTCTGCAGGGATCATCATGCCGAGCAGCACCGCATCGGCGAAGGGCCCTTCGAGCGCCTCCACGGCATCGACTTTCACGCGCTGGCCGCCGAGTTCGCCACAGCGAGCCCGAAAGCAGCGGAAATCCGTATCGAACAGATGGAGCGCCGCAATGTCTGCTGA
- a CDS encoding DUF1643 domain-containing protein, with amino-acid sequence MSDLGNDLFGAPVMQRRADFDGKNRLRLIRQWGPGPRACIIGHNPSSANGTGDDPTSRWWNEWFQLFGFGGYVAVNLYPWCSAKPADVYERVDGIDRGDWGARDELHYVNLPAVVAEAKKADQVFVCWGAIARDCMWLDHVVEEIQTGEEPYPDLWCWGKTASGAPKHPMARGKHRIAKDQKPILWRAA; translated from the coding sequence ATGAGCGACCTCGGCAACGATCTGTTCGGCGCGCCCGTCATGCAGCGCCGCGCCGACTTCGACGGAAAGAACCGCCTGCGCCTGATCAGGCAGTGGGGACCGGGGCCGCGCGCTTGCATAATCGGCCACAATCCATCCTCCGCAAATGGCACAGGGGATGACCCTACCTCGCGCTGGTGGAACGAGTGGTTCCAGCTATTCGGCTTCGGCGGCTATGTCGCGGTCAACCTCTACCCGTGGTGCAGCGCCAAGCCAGCTGATGTCTACGAGCGCGTCGATGGCATTGACCGTGGCGATTGGGGCGCGCGCGACGAGCTTCACTACGTCAACCTGCCAGCCGTGGTCGCGGAAGCGAAGAAGGCCGATCAGGTATTTGTGTGCTGGGGCGCGATAGCGCGGGACTGCATGTGGCTCGATCATGTCGTCGAGGAGATCCAGACCGGGGAGGAGCCATATCCTGACCTCTGGTGTTGGGGAAAGACGGCGAGCGGTGCCCCGAAGCACCCTATGGCGCGCGGCAAGCATCGCATCGCCAAGGACCAGAAGCCTATTCTTTGGAGGGCAGCATGA
- a CDS encoding ATP-dependent DNA helicase — protein sequence MSWSPQQDAAIRNVRGWLADKASPQVFRLFGYAGTGKTTLAKELADSVKGKVLYATFTGKAALVLRKKGCEDASTIHSLIYRVEIDERTGEAEFKLNDESDLAGAALLIVDEVSMVGEDLARDLLSFGTRILVLGDPAQLPPVKDEGFFINAEPDVMLTEVHRQAQDNPIIRMSMDIRDGKRLTPGTYGNSLIARSRELGRERLGELVLGADQLLCGLNRTRTSYNQRVRSMKGLAGSRRPWHPTVGDRLICLRNDKTKHLFNGGLWDAESIEDLGGKLGITVNSLDEKRDPLKVEVFEEFFNGTEQTIPWQEKRGSQEFTFGWAITCHKSQGSQWDNVIIFDESGAFRDAKKNWLYTAVTRAAEQVTVIV from the coding sequence ATGAGCTGGTCTCCGCAACAGGATGCCGCGATCCGCAATGTTCGTGGATGGCTCGCCGACAAGGCCAGTCCGCAGGTATTTCGCCTGTTCGGCTATGCGGGAACCGGCAAGACGACGCTCGCGAAAGAGCTCGCCGATTCCGTCAAGGGCAAGGTCCTCTATGCCACCTTCACCGGCAAGGCGGCGCTGGTCCTGCGGAAGAAGGGCTGCGAAGACGCTTCGACTATCCATTCCCTGATCTACCGCGTCGAGATCGACGAGCGAACTGGCGAGGCAGAGTTCAAGCTCAACGATGAGAGCGACCTCGCGGGAGCTGCTCTGCTGATCGTCGACGAGGTGTCGATGGTCGGCGAGGATTTGGCGCGCGATCTGCTCAGCTTCGGTACGCGGATCCTTGTCCTTGGCGATCCGGCCCAGCTTCCGCCGGTCAAGGACGAAGGCTTCTTCATCAACGCAGAGCCGGACGTCATGCTGACCGAGGTTCATCGGCAGGCGCAGGACAATCCAATCATCCGCATGTCTATGGACATACGAGATGGCAAGCGCCTGACGCCGGGCACTTACGGGAACAGCCTGATCGCGCGTTCGCGCGAACTTGGCCGGGAACGCTTGGGCGAGCTTGTGCTCGGCGCGGACCAGTTGCTGTGCGGCCTGAACCGGACGCGCACTTCGTACAATCAGCGCGTCAGGTCCATGAAGGGCCTCGCTGGCTCTCGCCGTCCATGGCACCCGACCGTCGGCGACCGGCTGATCTGCCTCCGCAACGACAAGACCAAGCACCTTTTCAACGGCGGCCTTTGGGATGCCGAGTCAATTGAGGACCTGGGCGGAAAGCTCGGGATCACTGTCAACTCGCTCGATGAAAAGCGCGATCCATTGAAGGTCGAGGTCTTCGAGGAGTTCTTCAACGGGACCGAGCAGACCATCCCTTGGCAGGAGAAGCGTGGCTCGCAGGAGTTCACCTTCGGATGGGCGATTACATGCCACAAGAGCCAAGGTTCTCAGTGGGATAACGTCATAATCTTCGACGAGTCCGGAGCTTTTCGCGATGCGAAGAAGAACTGGCTGTACACCGCGGTCACGCGCGCGGCCGAGCAAGTCACGGTGATCGTATGA
- a CDS encoding Lrp/AsnC family transcriptional regulator — protein MFNLDEIDRRLLAELQDEGRITNVELAQRVGLTAPPCLRRVRSLEEAGIIQGYHADLDASKLGFTITVFALVSLKSQAEEALRAFEEHMQGLPEVRECHMLNGEIDFILKIVSRDLQSFQEFLTSKLTPAPNVDSVKTSLTIRTSKSQPGVPIGG, from the coding sequence ATGTTCAATCTCGATGAAATCGACCGTCGCCTGCTTGCCGAACTGCAGGATGAGGGACGCATCACTAATGTCGAACTGGCTCAGCGCGTTGGCTTGACGGCGCCGCCGTGCCTGCGCCGCGTGCGCAGCCTTGAAGAAGCCGGCATCATCCAAGGCTATCATGCGGATCTCGACGCGTCCAAGCTGGGTTTCACGATCACCGTTTTCGCACTCGTCAGCCTGAAAAGTCAGGCGGAAGAAGCCTTGCGGGCATTCGAGGAGCACATGCAGGGTCTGCCCGAAGTGCGCGAGTGCCACATGCTCAACGGTGAGATCGACTTCATCCTGAAGATCGTCAGCCGCGACTTGCAGAGCTTCCAGGAATTTCTGACCTCCAAGCTCACGCCCGCGCCGAACGTCGACAGTGTGAAGACCTCGCTGACGATCCGCACTTCGAAGAGCCAGCCCGGCGTTCCGATTGGCGGCTGA
- the secD gene encoding protein translocase subunit SecD: MLEFPTWKKLWYWGLTLVIAAAALPSLFSVSGLPWPSVLPAPEVNLGLDLAGGSHILLEADKSQVAQQRLENMEESVRGRLRLANPRIAIGDISSSNGRLSFMLKDPAQVDAARDEILALTSGAGLTGQRDWDIKVEDGNRFVLTPTREGLDQAVSDAMDSAIEVVRKRIDALGTREPTIIRQGEERIVVQVPGLDDPEALKSLIGQTAKLEFKLVDETAAPNDIQQGIVPPGDELVPWADPNSPGSGGVPMLAVKRLGGIKGDQLTNAKQGFDPKTNAPVVSITFDQTGGAKFAKLTSENVNKRFAIILDGKALSAPNINEPILGGSAQISGSFSVQSATQLAIALRSGALPVDLTVVEERTVGPDLGADSIRKGLIAMGVGSLLVVLLMIVTYGRFGIYATIALIFNVMMILGVMAVMGTTLTLPGIAGFVLTIGAAVDANVLIYERMREERKKGRRVIAAVENGYKEASRAIYDANVTNAIAGALLFAFGSGPVRGFAVVLIIGLFTSVFTGVTLTRMWVASWLRKARPTELHV, from the coding sequence ATGCTCGAATTTCCTACCTGGAAGAAGCTCTGGTACTGGGGCCTGACGCTTGTCATCGCCGCAGCCGCGCTGCCTTCACTGTTTTCCGTTTCCGGCCTTCCCTGGCCCAGCGTCCTTCCCGCCCCCGAAGTCAATCTGGGGCTCGACCTTGCCGGCGGCAGTCATATCCTGCTCGAGGCCGACAAGAGCCAGGTCGCGCAGCAGCGGCTGGAGAACATGGAGGAATCGGTTCGCGGACGCCTGCGTCTCGCCAATCCGCGCATTGCCATCGGCGATATCTCCAGCAGCAACGGTCGCCTGAGCTTCATGCTCAAGGATCCCGCGCAGGTCGATGCCGCGCGTGACGAAATCCTCGCGCTCACCTCGGGCGCCGGCCTTACCGGCCAGCGCGACTGGGACATCAAGGTCGAGGACGGCAACCGCTTCGTTCTGACGCCGACCCGCGAAGGCCTCGACCAGGCAGTGTCCGATGCAATGGACTCGGCCATCGAGGTCGTCCGCAAGCGTATCGACGCACTCGGCACGCGCGAGCCCACGATCATTCGCCAGGGTGAGGAACGCATCGTCGTCCAGGTTCCCGGTCTCGACGATCCCGAAGCGCTCAAGAGCCTGATCGGCCAGACCGCCAAGCTCGAATTCAAGCTCGTCGACGAGACGGCTGCGCCCAACGACATCCAGCAGGGCATTGTCCCGCCGGGCGACGAACTGGTGCCCTGGGCCGATCCCAATTCGCCCGGTTCGGGCGGCGTGCCGATGCTTGCGGTCAAGCGCCTCGGCGGCATCAAGGGCGACCAGCTCACCAATGCCAAGCAGGGCTTCGATCCCAAGACCAACGCTCCGGTGGTGTCGATCACCTTCGACCAGACCGGCGGCGCCAAGTTCGCCAAGCTGACCAGCGAGAACGTGAACAAGCGCTTCGCCATCATTCTTGACGGCAAGGCGCTCTCGGCCCCTAACATCAACGAACCCATCCTCGGCGGCAGCGCGCAGATCTCGGGCAGCTTTTCGGTCCAGTCGGCTACGCAGCTCGCCATCGCGCTGCGCTCCGGCGCGCTTCCGGTCGACCTGACCGTCGTTGAGGAACGCACGGTCGGGCCTGACCTGGGTGCCGACTCGATCAGGAAGGGCCTGATCGCGATGGGCGTGGGCTCGCTGCTCGTCGTCCTGCTGATGATCGTGACCTACGGCCGCTTCGGCATCTACGCGACGATCGCGCTGATCTTCAACGTGATGATGATCCTGGGCGTCATGGCGGTTATGGGCACCACCCTGACATTGCCGGGCATCGCCGGTTTCGTGCTGACCATCGGCGCGGCCGTTGACGCCAACGTGCTGATCTACGAACGCATGCGCGAAGAGCGCAAAAAGGGCCGCCGCGTCATTGCCGCGGTCGAGAACGGCTACAAGGAAGCGAGCCGCGCGATCTACGACGCCAACGTCACCAACGCGATCGCCGGTGCGCTGCTATTCGCCTTCGGCTCGGGTCCGGTTCGCGGCTTTGCCGTCGTTCTGATCATCGGCCTGTTCACCTCGGTGTTCACCGGCGTGACGCTGACCCGCATGTGGGTCGCCTCCTGGCTGCGCAAGGCGCGGCCGACCGAACTGCACGTGTAA
- the yajC gene encoding preprotein translocase subunit YajC: MHNSILPMLAAAAPAGGPPAWVQYLPFVAMAVIFWFLILRPQMKQQKEHKAKLSGLKKGDEVLTGGGFIGKVIKVDENYAEVEIAQGVRAKTLKSTIVDVIPPAGSKPAND, from the coding sequence ATGCATAACTCGATTCTTCCCATGCTCGCTGCCGCTGCACCTGCCGGAGGGCCGCCCGCCTGGGTGCAGTACCTGCCGTTCGTGGCGATGGCCGTGATCTTCTGGTTCCTCATCCTGCGTCCGCAGATGAAGCAGCAGAAGGAGCACAAGGCCAAGCTTTCGGGCCTGAAGAAGGGCGACGAAGTGCTGACCGGCGGCGGTTTCATCGGCAAGGTCATCAAGGTCGATGAGAACTACGCCGAAGTCGAAATCGCGCAGGGCGTGCGTGCAAAGACGCTCAAGTCGACCATCGTCGACGTGATTCCGCCCGCAGGCAGCAAGCCCGCGAACGACTGA
- a CDS encoding holin family protein, which produces MPLLDSLISPISHIIDKVVPDPDARDRAKLELLRLENSQEIEKLQASLSAVVAEAGSTDPWTSRARPSFLYVMYAMILWALPMGLIGAFSPSTAQAIATGMTAYLRGIPEPLYALFGTGYLGYSAMRQWGKAKGSDR; this is translated from the coding sequence ATGCCGCTGCTCGATTCGCTGATCAGCCCGATTTCACACATCATCGACAAGGTCGTTCCCGATCCGGACGCCCGCGACCGGGCCAAGCTGGAACTGCTTCGACTCGAGAATTCGCAGGAAATCGAGAAACTTCAGGCCAGCCTCTCCGCCGTCGTCGCCGAGGCCGGATCTACCGATCCATGGACGAGCCGCGCCCGTCCCAGCTTTCTCTACGTCATGTACGCCATGATTCTCTGGGCCCTGCCGATGGGCCTGATCGGCGCCTTCAGCCCTTCGACCGCGCAGGCCATTGCCACGGGCATGACCGCCTACCTGCGCGGCATTCCCGAACCGCTCTACGCGCTCTTCGGTACCGGCTACCTTGGCTATTCCGCCATGCGCCAATGGGGCAAAGCCAAAGGAAGCGACCGTTAA
- a CDS encoding ERF family protein, protein MAISNVMEQMSKEGIGKGRRNTQQGYNFRGIDDVYNTLCGVLASNRLMMLPFMVNMVREERPTQKGGVLNYTILTVDFKLVSALDGSSDTVRMVGEAMDSADKSSNKAQSAAMKYAALQVFMIPTEGDNDADATTHEVAPRRQRQDAPERISPAQWSRVISLLESTNSSADAILKHFKVKDLKHLTAPQAIKAINQLEDKLADMAKEETNRAGQTDGGGFDDINDSDIPF, encoded by the coding sequence ATGGCGATTTCGAACGTCATGGAGCAAATGTCCAAGGAAGGCATCGGCAAGGGCCGGCGCAACACGCAGCAGGGCTACAACTTCCGCGGCATCGACGACGTGTATAACACGCTCTGCGGCGTCCTGGCTTCGAACCGCCTGATGATGCTCCCGTTTATGGTCAATATGGTGCGGGAGGAACGTCCGACGCAGAAGGGCGGCGTCCTCAATTACACGATCCTGACTGTCGACTTCAAACTCGTGTCGGCTCTGGATGGATCGAGCGACACTGTGCGCATGGTCGGTGAGGCCATGGATAGCGCCGACAAGAGCAGCAACAAGGCTCAATCGGCAGCGATGAAGTACGCTGCACTTCAAGTATTCATGATCCCGACGGAGGGCGACAACGACGCAGACGCGACCACGCATGAGGTCGCTCCACGCAGGCAGCGCCAAGATGCGCCGGAGCGCATCAGCCCGGCTCAATGGTCGCGGGTTATCTCGTTGCTCGAAAGCACCAATTCGAGCGCCGACGCCATACTCAAGCACTTCAAGGTCAAAGACTTGAAGCACCTGACCGCCCCCCAGGCGATCAAGGCCATCAACCAGCTCGAAGACAAGCTCGCCGACATGGCGAAGGAAGAAACCAACCGCGCCGGTCAAACCGACGGCGGTGGCTTCGACGACATCAACGACAGCGACATCCCATTCTGA
- a CDS encoding tyrosine-type recombinase/integrase, whose amino-acid sequence MAQGPHIVAKRKPGQPVRWYVYAWRGGPCVHKQQGGARPKLTGDIIDAIGTARSRSDAFIASGTMKSLVTAYRGSPEWQKLSPTTQRGWRPWLDKIEAKFGKAPLGVFNDRRIRGDILDWRDAYADRPRSADMAIQVLSRVLSWGVNRGRLDKNHTSGIDQLYDTNRADIIWTEEDFAAFNDKASAEVREGVELAACTGLRRGDLVKLPWSAVGDHAIIWQTSKSRGKARIVIPLLPETRAVLERIKARHEAEMKAKPEGKRKELPETILSNSMWRPWTPMGFGSRFHDAKTESGIKVNLHDLRGTFATRCMIAGLTDQEIADILGWNTKDVAMIRVRYVDQARVVVAMAQRIASGTK is encoded by the coding sequence GTGGCGCAAGGGCCGCACATCGTTGCCAAGAGGAAGCCGGGGCAGCCGGTGCGCTGGTATGTCTATGCCTGGCGCGGCGGACCGTGCGTCCACAAGCAGCAGGGCGGTGCGCGCCCGAAGCTGACCGGCGATATTATTGACGCGATCGGCACCGCCCGCAGCAGAAGCGATGCGTTCATTGCATCCGGCACCATGAAGTCTCTGGTCACTGCCTATCGAGGCAGCCCCGAATGGCAGAAATTATCTCCCACCACGCAACGCGGGTGGCGGCCATGGCTAGACAAGATCGAAGCCAAGTTCGGAAAGGCCCCGCTGGGCGTGTTCAACGATCGCCGCATCAGGGGCGATATCCTCGACTGGCGGGATGCGTACGCGGATCGGCCGCGCAGCGCCGACATGGCTATACAGGTTCTGTCTCGCGTCCTTTCGTGGGGCGTTAACCGAGGCCGGCTCGATAAGAACCACACGTCGGGAATCGATCAGCTTTACGACACAAATCGAGCCGACATCATCTGGACCGAAGAGGACTTCGCGGCCTTCAACGACAAAGCCAGCGCCGAGGTCCGCGAGGGCGTCGAGTTGGCAGCCTGCACGGGCTTGCGCCGCGGCGACCTGGTTAAGCTGCCGTGGTCTGCCGTCGGCGATCACGCGATCATCTGGCAGACCAGCAAAAGCCGTGGCAAGGCGCGCATCGTCATCCCGCTTCTGCCTGAGACGAGGGCGGTGCTGGAAAGGATCAAAGCGCGCCACGAAGCGGAGATGAAGGCGAAGCCCGAAGGCAAGCGCAAGGAACTGCCCGAGACGATCCTGAGCAACAGCATGTGGCGCCCATGGACGCCGATGGGATTTGGTAGCCGCTTCCACGATGCGAAGACCGAGAGCGGAATCAAGGTCAACCTTCACGATCTTCGCGGCACGTTCGCAACGCGCTGCATGATCGCCGGCCTCACCGATCAGGAGATCGCCGACATCCTCGGATGGAACACGAAAGACGTTGCGATGATCCGCGTTCGGTACGTCGATCAGGCCCGAGTCGTGGTGGCAATGGCCCAGAGAATCGCCTCTGGAACAAAGTGA
- a CDS encoding MT-A70 family methyltransferase: MTGQESNPPAHNRFGHDLAPHSRAPQTSGGAPDNTDFVSNSSGKRNTWPFGTMRPFSYGALLVDPPWHFRNFSGKGEGKNPTAHYQCMSLDDIAALPVAHLAAPDCAMFMWATAPLLPEAIEVMNAWGFVYKSGAAWAKQSTTGAKWAFGTGYVFRSAAEFLIVGTVGQPRVQSRSVRNLIVAPVREHSRKPDSQYEMVEALYAGPYAEIFSRTNRPGWDSWGDEAGKFDEVAA, encoded by the coding sequence ATGACCGGGCAGGAATCGAACCCGCCAGCGCATAATCGCTTTGGACACGACCTGGCTCCACACAGCCGCGCTCCACAAACCAGTGGCGGCGCGCCCGATAACACTGATTTCGTTTCGAATTCCAGTGGCAAGCGCAACACCTGGCCCTTCGGCACCATGCGCCCGTTCTCCTACGGCGCGCTCTTGGTCGATCCCCCGTGGCACTTCCGGAACTTCAGCGGGAAGGGCGAGGGCAAGAACCCGACGGCGCACTACCAGTGCATGTCGCTCGACGACATCGCCGCGCTTCCCGTTGCGCACCTCGCTGCACCGGACTGCGCCATGTTCATGTGGGCGACGGCGCCGCTTCTGCCTGAAGCGATCGAGGTCATGAATGCGTGGGGCTTTGTCTACAAGTCGGGCGCGGCCTGGGCGAAGCAGTCGACCACTGGCGCGAAGTGGGCCTTCGGGACGGGCTACGTGTTCCGCTCGGCAGCCGAGTTCCTGATCGTTGGAACGGTCGGCCAGCCGCGGGTGCAGTCGCGCAGCGTGCGCAACCTGATCGTCGCGCCAGTCCGCGAGCACAGCCGCAAGCCTGACAGCCAGTACGAGATGGTCGAGGCCCTCTACGCCGGGCCCTACGCCGAGATTTTCAGCCGCACGAACCGCCCGGGCTGGGACAGCTGGGGCGATGAGGCGGGCAAGTTTGATGAGGTGGCAGCATGA
- a CDS encoding DUF4031 domain-containing protein has product MTVYVDDTRLRLGNMIMSHMWSESLDELLAMADRIGVQRKWIQGHPTLSHGKHRNVAWVHFDISLSKKEKALRYGAVLTDRYGPVEYTARLDANSDDPKRRRKGKKMLAAVEQARERRAKEAA; this is encoded by the coding sequence ATGACCGTCTACGTCGACGACACGCGCCTGCGCCTCGGCAACATGATCATGTCTCACATGTGGTCGGAGAGCCTCGACGAGCTGCTCGCGATGGCTGACCGCATCGGTGTCCAGCGCAAGTGGATTCAGGGCCACCCGACGCTCTCGCACGGGAAGCACCGCAATGTGGCCTGGGTCCACTTCGACATCTCCCTGAGCAAGAAGGAGAAGGCCCTGCGCTACGGCGCGGTGCTCACCGATCGCTACGGGCCGGTCGAGTACACCGCGCGCCTGGACGCGAACTCCGACGATCCGAAGCGCCGGCGCAAGGGAAAGAAGATGCTCGCAGCGGTCGAGCAGGCGCGGGAACGCCGCGCGAAGGAGGCAGCATGA